ATCTCCGAGTCCTGCATGGGGGTCAGTGTTTCACGTGAAACCGGAGCGGCAACAGTCGCCGCCCGGCTGCGGGCGAGGATTCCGGGGAGCAGAGGGCGACGTTTCACGTGAAACACCCTGACCGGAATGTCCGCAAATCTGACGGTGCGACACACCGGATACCCCCGCCTGGCGGACAGTTCAGCACCCCGGAGAACGCACCGGGCCCCCGGACGGACGAAGGCGGGCGGTCCGCAGACCACCCGCCTTCGTCCGTCCTCACGGCCGGAAACCGCTCAGCTGCACACGTGCCGGAACCCGCTCAGCGGCGGCGCCGGGCCCCTCCGCGGCCGCCCTCGCGCTCCCGCCCGCTGCGGCCCGCCCGGGCCGCCTTGGCCCGCCGTGCCGCCGCCTTGACCCCGCCCGGGCTCTCGCCCGCCTCCACCCGGACCACCCGGGTGGAGGTCTCCAGCAGGCCCTCGCCCACCGAGGTCACCGACCACTTCACCGCGCCCAGCCGGGTCAGCGCCGACCGCGAGTCGGCCAGCTCCTGCTCGGCGGTGTCGCCCTTGAGCGCCAGCATCTGCCCGTACGGGCGGAGCAGCGGCATCCCCCAACCGGCCAGCCGGTCCAGCGGCGCCACGGCACGCGCGGTCACCACGTCCACCGCCAGCTTGCCGACCATCTCCTCGGCCCGGCCGCGCAGCACGGTGACGTTGTCCAGGCCGAGCTCGCGCACCACCTCCTCCAGGAAGGTGGTGCGGCGCAGCAGCGGCTCCAGCAGGGTCACCGACACGTCGGGGCGGGCCAGCGCCACCGGGATGCCGGGCAGGCCGGCACCGGAGCCGACGTCGCAGAGGGAGGCCTCCTTCGGCAGCAGTTCCGCCAGCACCGCGCAGTTCAGCACGTGCCGGTCCCACAGCCGGGGCACCTCGCGCGGGCCGATCAGTCCGCGCTGAACGGCGGCCGTCGCCAGCAGCTCGGTGTAGCGCTCGGCGATCGGCAGCCGGTCGCCGAAGATCTCCTGCGCCACGGCCGGGGCCGGGGCGAGCCCCTCCACCGGGGCGTCCTCCGCCGCGTCGACCGCCGCCTCGTCCGGCTCGGCGGCCGTGCCGTCCCTGTCCATCTCTGCCTCTCCGCTCACCGTCGAATCCACCGCACTACAAGCACTGTTTCACGTGAAACATCCAACCCGCACCGAGGCGGTCCGCCAGCCGAGACCGGGCAGCGGTCCCGACCCGAGGGGCTCGACCCGAAAGGGCTCGACCCCGCCCGCACGAGGCGGACGGGGTCGGCCGGCGTTCCGTCTGCGGCGTCAGGCCGGGAGCACGACGACGCAGCGCTGCGGCTCCTCGCCCTCCGACTCGCTGCGCAGCCCGGCGGCCGCCACCGCGTCGTGGACGACCTTGCGCTCGAAGGGGGTCATCGGCCGCAGCTTCACCCGCTCGCCGCTGGTCTTCACCTTCGCCGCGGCGTCGGCGCCGAGCGTGGCCAGCTCCGTCCGCTTGCGCGCCCGGAAGCCCGCGATGTCCAGCATCAGCCTGCTGCGCTCACCGGTCTCCCGGTGCACGGCCAGCCGGGTCAGCTCCTGCAGCGCCTCCAGCACCTCACCGTCCTGGCCGACCAGGCGCTGCAGCGCGCGGTCGGGGCCCTCACTGACGATGGAGACCAGGGCGCGGTCGCCCTCGACGTCCATGTCGATGTCGCCGTCCAGGTCCGCGATGTCGAGCAGACCCTCCAGGTAGTCGGCCGCGATGTCGCCCTCGTGCTCCAGCCGGGCGATGGTGCTCTCGGCGGCACCCGCGCCGGTCTCGGCCGCGGTGTCGACAGCCGAGGTGGTGCCTTCCGTCACTGATGGACTCCTTCGGAGATGGGCCCTGGGGGTCTGGGCCGGGATGGAGGCTGTGCGGCTGCGGTCGCAGCGTTGCCGGTCAGGACCTCTTCTTCGGCCGCTGGCCGCTCTGGCCGCCGCGGCGGGGCTGCTGGCGCTGGCCCGACTTGGCGGCCGGCTTGGCCGGGCCCTGCTTGCCGGCCGCGGCCGGCTCCGCCGCCCGGGTGTCCGCGGGCTCGGCGGAATCGGCGGCGTCCGTGGACCCGGTCGGCTTGGTCAGGCTCGTCGCGGCGGCCGTCCCTGCGGCGTGGCGCTGGGCCTTGCTCTGCTTACGGGGCTGCTGCCGGCGCACCTGCACGCTGTCCTCGACCGCGGCCTCGGCGGTGGCCGTCGAGCTGGCCCGACCGCCGCTGAGGAGGGCCATGACCCCGGCCTTCTTGACCGTGCCGTCCGGGTTCAGCCGGCCGGCCTTCTTCAGCCGCTCCTGGCGCTCGGCGAAGGCCTTGCTGCCCGGAGTCGGGTTGTTGCGGATGACGATCAGCTGCTGGCCCATCGACCAGACGTTGGTGGTCAGCCAGTAGACCAGGACACCGACCGGGAAGTTGATGCCCATCACGGCGAACATGATCGGGAAGACGTACATCAGCATCTTCTGCTGCTGCATGAACGGCGTCTTGACCGTGAGGTCCATGTTCTTGGTCATCAGCTGGCGCTGGGTGATGAACTGCGACAGCGACATCAGCACGATCATGACCGCGACGACGATCTTGACGCTGAGCTCGTCCGACCCGAGGAAGGTCGCGGAGAGCGGAGCGCCGAGGATGTGCGCCTGCTGGGCGCTGGAGAGCAGCGGGCCGTCGATGACGCCGATGGTCTTGCCGTCGGCGACCGAGGCCAGCACACCGTAGAGGGCGGTGAAGAACGGCGCCTGGACGAGAATCGGAAGGCAGCTGGAGAAGGGGTTGGTCCCCGCCTCCTTGTACAGCTTCATCATCTCTTCGGACTGGCGCTGCTTGTCGTTCTTGTAGCGCTCCTGGATGGCCTTCATCTTCGGCTGGATCGCCTGCATGGCCCGGGTCGCCTTGATCTGCTTCACGAAGAGCGGGATCAGGCAGATCCGGATGACGACCACCATGGAGACGATGGCCAGACCCCAAGCCCAGCCACCGTTCGGATCGAAGATGTGGCTGTACAGCGCGTGGAACTGGACGATGATCCAGGACACCGCGTCGTAGAGGGGATTCAGGAAGGAGAAGGTCACCGGTCAGGCTCCTTGGACATCGGGCTTCGCCACCGGCTCCGGCCCGGCGGTCCCACTCTTCGGGCTCAGCAGATCACGCAGCCGGCGGTGCCACACCGGGTGCTTGCGCGGCGGCACGTGGTCGACCCCACCGGGCGACCAGGGATTGCATCGCAGGATGCGCCAGGCGGTCAGGCCGCTGCCCTTGATGGCGCCGTGCCGGCGCACCGCCTCGTATCCGTAGTGCGAGCACGAGGGGTAGTAGCGGCAGACCGGGCCCAGCAGTGGACTGATCGTCCACTGGTAGAGCCTGATCAGCCCCATCAGCAGGTACTTCATCGCCCTGCTCCCGTCGGCGCACTGCCGGTCGGCTCCGTCCGGAGGAGGCGCCGCAGCGCCGCGTCCAGGTCGTGTTCGAGATCGAGGTACGAGGCCGCCGCGGCTCCGGGCAGCGCGCGTACCACTATCAGGCTACCTTCGGGCAGCCGGTCCAGACGCTCGCGGACCAGGTGACGTAGCCGACGCTTCACCAGGTTGCGGGTGACCGCCGGGCCCACGGCCTTGCTCACGACGAAACCCGCACGCGCCGAAGGGAGCCCCTCGGCGGCGTGCGGGCTGGAGTCGCGATGCGGATCGGTCCGCCCCGGCAGGCCGCCGTCTCTGTTGAGATGGACGACCAGCAGGGGCCGACCGGCCCGCCGACCGCGTTTCACCGCGGTCGAGAAGTCCTGGCGCCGCCGCAGCCGATTCTCGGAGGGCAGCACTGCAGACCCTGACTCGGATCAGGCGGACAGGGAGGCGCGGCCCTTGCCCCGGCGGGCGGCCAGGATGGCGCGGCCGGCGCGGGTACGCATCCGCAGGCGGAAACCGTGGGTCTTGGCGCGACGACGGTTGTTCGGCTGGAAGGTGCGCTTGCTCACTCGGGGGCTCCTGAGGTGAATCGTAGGGTGACGAGATGACGCTTGGCCGTCACCGTGCGTCCGCGCGATCTCCCCCATTACTTGGGAAATCCGGCCCCTGGTACCCAGATCTGCTGGGATGGGGGCAATCCACGGCGCCCGTGCTGCGCGCGTCATGGAAGCGGGCGGACCCGCGGACATGCGGCAGCGGCCATCGACAACTCGACCTGGTTACGGTACGCGGCGGCGGGGGCGAGGGTCAAACCAGGTGGCCAGCCGGTCGGCGGATCGCGGCTGCCCACAGCCTGTGGACAACAACTTGAATCAGCTCTGTCCGCTGACTACCGTTGCAGGACTTGTCTGGTTTGTTCTGTCCCTTGACACCCCCCTTACGGGGGAACGAGAAAGCGTGTACCAGTGGCTGATGTCAACAGCGATCTCGTTCCGGTCTGGGCGAGGATCGTCGAGCGACTGGTCAACGACACCAACGTCGGGGACAAGGACAAGACCTGGGTGCGCCGCACCCAGCCCATGTGGATGATGCACGACACCGCCCTGCTCGCGGCGCCGAACGAGTTCGCCAAGCAGGTGCTGGAGGGCCGGCTGCTCCCGCAGCTGACCGACGCGCTCTCCCGTGAGTTCGGCCGCCCGGTGCGGATCGCGGTGATGGTGGACGCCAACGCCGTCCCGCCCGCCGCCTCCCCGGCCG
The window above is part of the Kitasatospora sp. HUAS MG31 genome. Proteins encoded here:
- the rsmG gene encoding 16S rRNA (guanine(527)-N(7))-methyltransferase RsmG; its protein translation is MDRDGTAAEPDEAAVDAAEDAPVEGLAPAPAVAQEIFGDRLPIAERYTELLATAAVQRGLIGPREVPRLWDRHVLNCAVLAELLPKEASLCDVGSGAGLPGIPVALARPDVSVTLLEPLLRRTTFLEEVVRELGLDNVTVLRGRAEEMVGKLAVDVVTARAVAPLDRLAGWGMPLLRPYGQMLALKGDTAEQELADSRSALTRLGAVKWSVTSVGEGLLETSTRVVRVEAGESPGGVKAAARRAKAARAGRSGREREGGRGGARRRR
- a CDS encoding protein jag codes for the protein MTEGTTSAVDTAAETGAGAAESTIARLEHEGDIAADYLEGLLDIADLDGDIDMDVEGDRALVSIVSEGPDRALQRLVGQDGEVLEALQELTRLAVHRETGERSRLMLDIAGFRARKRTELATLGADAAAKVKTSGERVKLRPMTPFERKVVHDAVAAAGLRSESEGEEPQRCVVVLPA
- the yidC gene encoding membrane protein insertase YidC, which codes for MTFSFLNPLYDAVSWIIVQFHALYSHIFDPNGGWAWGLAIVSMVVVIRICLIPLFVKQIKATRAMQAIQPKMKAIQERYKNDKQRQSEEMMKLYKEAGTNPFSSCLPILVQAPFFTALYGVLASVADGKTIGVIDGPLLSSAQQAHILGAPLSATFLGSDELSVKIVVAVMIVLMSLSQFITQRQLMTKNMDLTVKTPFMQQQKMLMYVFPIMFAVMGINFPVGVLVYWLTTNVWSMGQQLIVIRNNPTPGSKAFAERQERLKKAGRLNPDGTVKKAGVMALLSGGRASSTATAEAAVEDSVQVRRQQPRKQSKAQRHAAGTAAATSLTKPTGSTDAADSAEPADTRAAEPAAAGKQGPAKPAAKSGQRQQPRRGGQSGQRPKKRS
- the yidD gene encoding membrane protein insertion efficiency factor YidD, which encodes MKYLLMGLIRLYQWTISPLLGPVCRYYPSCSHYGYEAVRRHGAIKGSGLTAWRILRCNPWSPGGVDHVPPRKHPVWHRRLRDLLSPKSGTAGPEPVAKPDVQGA
- the rnpA gene encoding ribonuclease P protein component; translated protein: MLPSENRLRRRQDFSTAVKRGRRAGRPLLVVHLNRDGGLPGRTDPHRDSSPHAAEGLPSARAGFVVSKAVGPAVTRNLVKRRLRHLVRERLDRLPEGSLIVVRALPGAAAASYLDLEHDLDAALRRLLRTEPTGSAPTGAGR
- the rpmH gene encoding 50S ribosomal protein L34, whose product is MSKRTFQPNNRRRAKTHGFRLRMRTRAGRAILAARRGKGRASLSA